Part of the Citrus sinensis cultivar Valencia sweet orange chromosome 2, DVS_A1.0, whole genome shotgun sequence genome, tttttaattttttttaacaaccaatcatttttttttaaaaatattttctgattttacttttcctttttagattttatgaGTGCATGATTCAACTGGAAATTAACCTAAGATTAAGTGCCTTctacatttaaattaaaaataagaatttcaacttaatccatcaaaatcaattggCATCTTGAGAGAGCTTCAAACTAAAAGAACCCGAAAAGTATTTCCACTGAAGTACCATTGCCTGCCTCCCCTTGGCATATTATCAGCTGACATGGACCCACTAAATTCCTAAATATTTTGCAAGTTTATCACATCCCACCTCCGTAGATTGTTGACACGTTTACTAGAATAGGTTCTTGAAGTGATTAAAAGCAATCATCAAGGAATTAGCATATATTGCCCCCTCACTTTTAACCTCTCTTCCTCTTTATTCACGTCGATATGCCTTAACTTCACTCAATTCCTATGtttaaattcatttcaaaAGATGTGGATATTTACATCATCAAAGTGTATCAAAAAACagcagaaaaaaatattaattagattGCTTTTGTCAGTTTGCATTATACTATATTGTACTGCTTTAAAATACTGTTCTTATAGTAATCCATATTTGGCGCAATTTGTGGTTGCATtaaactatattaaaaaagtggctaatataatattttaggtTCAGactgtattatattaaaatattatttatattttaaatataattatttaatttttattatttaataaatttacatttattaaatattaatttctatttatatttaactaaaaattaatttaaataataatataagataGTAATAaacctaaatatttaataaataaatgataatatattatcttacTTTCTTcacagaaaattattttaactattttattttatgtaggtaaaatttattttatttttattttaataaataaaaataaaaatatacatcttatttaataatttaaaatttactaaaatactaaatttaaaaataaatttaaattaaataatcattttcaatattaataaataaaaataaatttatcatttaaattatgttatatttttacaatataatattaccaataatataacataatattgcaatattttattattttataatagtaaattattaaaacaattttatattagaaaaattaatgtttaaaaaaattatataatacttaattaaaaattataacaaaaccctcaaatattaataaatttaaataatattaatttaattttgactataatataaaaaatagtatattattttatataatataatacagttTGTACTCCACTAAACATAGTGTTGTATTACAACTCAATGCAATGAATCACATTATAATgcaatataactaataatacaatataatataatataatgcgTCAAATACACCCTGAATGTAAAGTAAATTAAAGACACCACATTATCATAGCTATCTTGCTTTTATATATACCTTCCAACTTGCACATAATACGAAGGAGATTGACGAATCAGCTAGTTTTGGAAGATAAACTCCAAGTTGATTAGAATttagaacattttttttttttggatgggAATTTAGAAGGTGTAAAGATTAAAGTTAAACCATGcaataattacataattaaagcATGTGACATtgtgataaataatttatatatagacCCTGACACCCCTCTCATTGTAAATCCATTTCCCATCTCACAACTGCTTGTTCTTCTTCATAACTTTCTCTTATTACTCAGCATCATCTGTATATTTCTTTCAATGGCCTCCAGTTACACTCaggttctctctctctctctctctctctctctctttgttatattttagttttctttcataaaaagaatttatacaaagaaattttatattttcggTCATTCTAAATAATTAGCTCCAACatacatacacatatatatgttGTACCAAATGATAGTTTCTTTATCCATTaacatattataatattttaagtcaTTAAAATACATGTAGTCATTCTCCAGTGCAGACGTTTCGCCAGcactttatatataatttttcaagttGTTCACATGCGTACAAAAATACTGGTATAGGTGCTAAACAATGGTTATGAACATCGATCAATCCGGATTTTATAATGAGTGGATGTCGACAACTGATGATTTTTAGTTGCTGGAAATTTAAGTCCGTTAGCATTTTGAATATGCTAGAAGATGTTAGAATGACAAGGTAAACTCTGCTGTTTCAGGTTGAAGCTGAAGTGAATAAGCAAGCAGAAGATACAACTAAGGAGCTCCCTGTCACTGGAGAAAAAGTAGCAACACCAACAGACGATGAAGAGGAAGCAGAAGTGATGGTGCACGAGGAAGAGAAACTTTGTGAAGATGAAGTGGAGAGTGaaataaaagaggaaaagGGTGAATCGGCTATTActattgatgatgaagaggcTGAACCTGATCATGCTCCTACCCTTGATGAGGAAgttgaaattgaataatttaacCAACTTGAAGATtagaaagaataaattaattaagcagCTTTAAAAGGAATATTTATCTATATTTGTACTATATGCTTGTTTTTGTCATTCCTTGAACATGACTCTGCTTGAATTGTGTAATTCAGAATTTCAGTTGTGGACTGATTGgtttgctttttatttatgtgggctaaaaatgaacaattttaCTATATCTTGGGCTCAGTCCAATCACGAAAAGAGTGACGCTAGTGGCCCCCTTCTATTTCTCTTAAAACAGCcttcttattttgtttttacaattttatcctttatatCGAAAGCCaaaatttatctaattaaatCCACCTACAGTTTCTTACTTGGTCATTTTCTCTATTACAAACTCTTTAAACttacaaacataaaaaagaagTCATAATAGTAAAAAAGTAGGAATTTGATACAAAGACTAAAGAAAACTTTATTCCAATTTATGTTtgcaagaaagaaaattttgtgaaGTTTTCATAGATTATTAGCTTAATGAGCATGTTAGGAAAGAATCAaatattgtgttttttttttaatttttgaaatggaatacccaaataaattaaaatacatataattgagttctccttttttttatttattttgaacaaGACAAGCATACTTATGTTGTAAGAACCCCAAATATACATTCGAAGGGTTTGGATGTGAAATTGGAAAAATAGTGCTACTAATTGAGGAGCTAGCGGAGGAggttattttagaaattaaaaagaaatataaatagaaaggGGTTTGATACGGAAAACGGATGGGTGCCAATAGCACCACTCGAAAGAAAGAAGTTATTTCTCTTTGCTTTGTTGAGACAGTTAGGCCCATGAAGGGCCTCAATAACAACCCCATTCAAGGCCCatctaaaagaaattataccAATTAGCATCATAAGGCTACTAAAACAAATATTCACTTCTagcttaaatttgaaaaattctcaatGCTGCATCTTAAATTATCAGCTGGTATGTGGATGTTCTATCTTAACCAAGGTCCTCAGTTTGAGTCTTAGGAATATAACTGCGTTAAATACTAGTTAGAAGAGTTTTGTCATCCTAGTGGTCCTAACCAGCTCGAATTTAAGTTAGTCGGGGTCCAATATAGTCTTCAGATATCAGATGATttaatacacaaaaaaaaaataccaatgTTGAAGCTTGATGTATTATCGTTATGTATCTAGCCAATGTTCACACCCACTATATTACAAAACAGAAGTCTTATAACCTCGcctgtaaaagaaaaagtcgtatcatacatatacatatatatagacaaaatatgaagaataaagaagaaattcaTGTAATGCATATAGACAAAATGTgaagaataaagaagaaattcaGGTATAAATAGGCACCAAAGGGGCCCCatttagccttttttttttgcttcttttctttctcctttcatttttcttttgtcataAGTTTTGAGGTTAAGGTAAGGGAACAGTTACAGATACCTGGAATCACTGTGACAATTGACGAGTGATAGAAACCCATTGCCTTGTGGCTTGGACCCTGCTTCACACCTCtcaaaaatctttaaaaagaaaaaaaaaaaaagaccacTCACGTCACAaccttataattttcttttgatttaatccACAAATGTTGTTTCCTTATAATAAACTAAAGGAATTCAATTTGTTTCTCACAGAGACTGAGAGCGCCTTGTGCTTGAACAAAGCAATGCAAAGTTTGAACTTCTTTAAGACTCTGCCAAAAAACAGGATAAGCTGTTAGCTGTAGTAGGCCTGTAGCATCACTGCTGCATGTTAAGTGTTTGACCTAGGAGCTTGAAACTGGTGCCTACAATTAAGTAAGccgattaaaataaaatacttttcTTACTTTTTGAATAAAGCATCgggagtggtggtggtggttaAGTTAAAATTGCACGAAGCACAAAGTTATAACTCTGGTACGCGTGTGGGGTTAATAAAGGTTTGATTACTCTGCGTTTGCTTGGAGATCTGGTTAACTCCGGACCCCCCTTgcactttttttattcatttgcaTTGGAATATACATATTTGATCAGAGATACAAAGAgagtgaaagaaaaaaaaaaagagagagagagagagagagagagagagaatattaaaacaactcaaaacaaaagcaaCCTCACCCATCCCTTTCTTTCTTACCACACCTTGCCTCTTTGTCTATCTTGTCTATTAGTTGGGGTAGCTTTGTTTTTACCTCTGGGGACAAATTTAATTTGCCTTGGATCCCCACACATGCGCTTACTGTAACTCCACTTCTCTTTAAATTGCACGACCTATCTCCCACGCTTGGTAGGCAGCTGAGAGCATAAAGTCTAGGAGAAACTAGAAACAGAGTTTGATCAATCAACACAACACAACACAGCACAACAATGGAAGTAAGTCTCTTTtgtatcttcttcttctaattTTGATATGGCTTGTTTGAGTTGAGTTGTTAATGATCTGTTGGGCATGcaggattattattattacaagaGGAGTGGTGGTGGTACTCAAGTGCCAGCATTTGGGAGCTGGGATTGGAACAGTGACCTGCCATTCACTCAGTGCTTTGAATCAGCAAGGCAAGCTGGGTTGCTTCGTTATAGCTACTCTGAGGATCGTGATCTGTACGTTGCTGGTGACTTGTATGAGAACGACGTGGTCACTCCTGCCATGATTGTTGTTCCTCGCAGAAGGGTAAGCCATAATTAACCATAGACTGTTCTGtactcatttttgtttttagctTTAAGACACTCTTAGGAAGAGAGGAGCAAATAAAGATTTACGAAAAGAAGGTCCCTTTCCATTTAATTAAGCAAcagcttttcttttattttattttctttttttttctcccgcTTCCCCTTTTTGAGAGAAGCAACGCTTTGATGAGTATTGGATAAACCATGCATGCTACAGCTAATGCACCttaacttttgtttaaaattgcTTGGTTTCTTTCTCTCCaccaaaatttaagtaaaaggATTAAAGATGTAGCAATATGAACagtgatttctttttaagCATGGATTAAGCCTGGTGGCTACTAACTAGCTGTAAAAATGTATAATACGGTGCTGATGATGTTGAATGGTTTGTAAAATTTCTAGACAAAAGCTCGGGAGCAGCGGCAGAATGCTAAAGAAAAGCAAAGTTGGAAGGTGAATGATGAGGTGATGGAACCAGCGAGCCCTATCCCCATATCTAGGCCAACACCTAAGCCTGTTGATGAAGACTTGTACAAAATTTCGCCACATCTCCTTTACACTAAATCCAAGAAGGTATCAATTATCGTCCACATTTTGATGtgaatctttaattaattaatgaaagtattaatatttttttctttgatttcttttggGGTGCAGAAGGGAGTTCTTGGTTTCTTCTCAAGCTGCTTGCTGCCAACTTGTTTATTGTGAAGCAGCTGCCTAAAGCTTTTTCAGCATAGGGCTCTTGAGTACATATATGGGATCGGGAATCATGCATGAGTAGAACTAATACCTATACTTATTATGCATCCCATGGAAagcttaaatattttgtatttcgTCGTAGTGGAATTTTATGTTCCATTTCCATTACAATGAGAAGGGATTAAGAACATAATTATGattgtaatattatataattatgtgaTTAAGAAGTAAAGGGTTGCTTTTACTTTCCTTTCGCTGGCCGTGTCGggctaattttattttgaatctttAATTGATGTTGACAAGAGGGGGGAGTCAGGGCTGTTGAGAGTGGAGTTTGGATGGGTTACAAACGCCTgtagaaaaagaga contains:
- the LOC102626270 gene encoding uncharacterized protein LOC102626270, which encodes MEDYYYYKRSGGGTQVPAFGSWDWNSDLPFTQCFESARQAGLLRYSYSEDRDLYVAGDLYENDVVTPAMIVVPRRRTKAREQRQNAKEKQSWKVNDEVMEPASPIPISRPTPKPVDEDLYKISPHLLYTKSKKKGVLGFFSSCLLPTCLL